The following DNA comes from Lemur catta isolate mLemCat1 chromosome 19, mLemCat1.pri, whole genome shotgun sequence.
GATTTTATGAGCAAAtggtttctgttttaatttatgtCACTCAAGGCTCCAAGTAGCCTTTATTACTGGGGATCATTCCCGGTCACCCTATCCCAGATGACACTGTCAGGAGACTACCAATGGCCACTTAGAGCCTTCCATAAAGTCAGGAGTGACACTAGGTCGCCTGAGTCCTCAGACTTCCCCTAACTCCCCATGGTTAGTGTGGTCTACAAAATACATCACAGGCTGTCCTAGAAATGGTAAGACTAAGAGTGGTTCAGGATAAACGATGAAGATAGAAGGATTTGTGGAATATCAGACAGCCAAGGAAGGACCTGGAGCACCCGGCGTGAGAGCAGCTTGCAGTGGTTCAGGGAAAATCTCTGTGAGAAACGATGGAGGGGCTGAGACAGGAGCTGGAGCCACAGTCCAGCGTGGGGACGATGAGAACTCCTGAGTGCACGACCTCCAGGGGTCTGTTCTCAGCAGGAGCCTCTGGGGTGTCCccaggggtcagggtggggcAAACATGTTGGCTTCAGGCAGGTGCTTGTATCTcatgattattattttacagGGTTCTGTACTGATCAAACAAACGTAACAAAACAAGGTGAGTATTTCTTCAATTAAACCCTCCCTGATCCCTCATCCCAAAttcccctcccccctttcctttctctttctttaagtGGGTCCTGAGAGCAGGTGAGTGAGTCGGACCCGGCCCTGGGCTCTGCATCCTTCCAGGGTCACTGCCCAAGCCCTCCCTCCGTGCCTGGCCCAGCTCCGTGGTACCTGCCAACAGCAACGTGACGCTGCGGTGCTGGACTTCTGCCAGGGATGTGAACTTTGTTCTCAGAAAGGGAGGAACTATTTTGGAGCTCCCACAGTCACTTGAGTCTATAGAGGGCCTGGCTGAATTTCACCTCAATGATCTCAAAAGCAGAAATGCCGGAGAGTACACCTGTGAATACTACAGAAAGGTGTCCCCTGACATAAGTTCACAGCGCAGTGATGTCCTTCTGCTGTTGGTTACAGGTGAGGAGGGGGCGGCTTAGAATGACGCATGGTGACCCTTGGGATGGggatgagaggaagaaaaggggtCCCATCTCTAGAGTAGTTGGAGTGGGGGGAGATGGACAGAGACAGGAACAGAATTGAAGAGCTTGGTTTTATCCAGGACTTGGAGAAGGAAAAATCTCTTTCCTGGAGTCACAGTTGAAAGAGGGAGAGATCAGGTGTCTGTCACCTCCCGCACTCCATGGGGACCCCCAGTCGGGAGTACCAGGGTGAGTGGGGGACCCAAGGCTTCTCCTTATGACCTCAGAGCCTAATGTCTCTTACAGGACATTTACCTAAACCTTCCCTCAAAATCCACCAAAATCATAAA
Coding sequences within:
- the LOC123624671 gene encoding T-cell-interacting, activating receptor on myeloid cells protein 1-like isoform X3; the encoded protein is MILELLSFFCFGFCTDQTNVTKQGSLPKPSLRAWPSSVVPANSNVTLRCWTSARDVNFVLRKGGTILELPQSLESIEGLAEFHLNDLKSRNAGEYTCEYYRKVSPDISSQRSDVLLLLVTGHLPKPSLKIHQNHKVSERGNLTLQCQKPDATIQPTVFALLKAGASTPIQLRSPEQNRVEFSLQDVAVGDTGSYSCVYYQPTAPFLASQPSNHLEIWVIEIPQVPGE